From Chlamydiifrater volucris, one genomic window encodes:
- a CDS encoding tetratricopeptide repeat protein, which translates to MNRAVVLLLFSSLFYCSLTESKPIAFEPFMGGKLSTKRFSPKYSPERYMEDGKQFLARGQYHKALTCFLIIINHFPGHELLPESLLLAGKCHLKREQFDLANKLLSNYLSLPEAAYSQELFEMKLQIAANFAQGRRKHLFALEGFPKLENADQDAFNIYNEVLSAHPFENLGAVALFYKGELLRVRKEFDEALKVFQKLTKQFSSHELAIKAYIAISEIYVIQSIPEPHNTTYLTLSKANLDKFVKKHPNHPAVKVLNENIRKIEECHAKGLYGTGKFYEKKKKPMAAKIYYQTVVSLYPETSWVAKCDNRIARLSRKA; encoded by the coding sequence ATGAATCGTGCAGTCGTCCTACTTCTTTTCTCCTCTTTGTTTTATTGTTCCTTGACAGAAAGCAAGCCTATTGCTTTTGAACCATTTATGGGAGGGAAGCTTTCTACAAAACGGTTTTCCCCAAAATACTCGCCCGAACGTTACATGGAAGATGGCAAGCAATTCTTAGCCAGAGGTCAGTACCATAAAGCTCTCACTTGTTTCCTAATTATCATTAACCATTTTCCCGGTCACGAACTACTTCCTGAGTCCCTGTTGCTGGCAGGAAAATGCCACCTGAAGAGAGAACAATTTGATTTAGCTAATAAACTGCTAAGTAATTACTTATCCCTACCTGAAGCGGCCTACTCACAGGAGCTGTTTGAAATGAAGTTACAAATTGCTGCCAATTTTGCGCAGGGAAGACGTAAGCATTTATTTGCTTTGGAGGGATTTCCAAAGCTTGAAAATGCGGATCAAGATGCATTTAATATTTATAACGAGGTCCTTTCAGCACATCCCTTCGAAAATCTGGGAGCTGTCGCTTTATTTTATAAAGGAGAACTCCTTCGGGTTAGAAAAGAATTTGATGAAGCGTTAAAAGTTTTCCAGAAATTGACTAAGCAATTTTCTTCGCATGAATTAGCCATAAAAGCATATATAGCGATATCTGAAATTTATGTGATTCAAAGTATTCCCGAACCACATAATACGACCTACTTAACGTTATCCAAAGCTAACTTAGACAAGTTTGTAAAAAAACACCCTAATCATCCTGCAGTCAAAGTCTTAAACGAAAACATCCGTAAAATTGAAGAATGTCATGCTAAAGGTCTCTATGGCACAGGGAAATTTTACGAAAAGAAAAAGAAGCCTATGGCCGCCAAAATTTACTACCAAACCGTAGTTTCCTTGTATCCAGAGACCTCCTGGGTAGCCAAGTGTGATAATCGTATAGCAAGATTGTCTCGAAAAGCTTAG
- a CDS encoding lipopolysaccharide-assembly family protein codes for MRFLFFLILSCSLSSCIGYTFVQPQSILSNSWGQAPIYVCPIQNDLGGEFLSAITNALVSRNFCISSEDCADYVLLVEIIKEVDRNVGFSYAPNKQGEEIQKHFLVSDEGRLSLTADVKLRKLSSGEIIFTKRVFSNEVVFDFEPDVGIENAHDFSLGQYEMYGEAKKSARKTLLTTVAQLIAKQMYYDLV; via the coding sequence ATGAGATTTCTATTCTTTTTAATTCTATCTTGTTCATTATCCTCCTGTATTGGTTATACCTTTGTTCAACCGCAAAGTATTCTTAGCAATTCGTGGGGCCAAGCCCCCATATATGTATGTCCCATTCAAAATGATCTAGGGGGGGAGTTTCTTTCTGCCATAACTAATGCTTTGGTTAGCAGAAACTTCTGTATTAGCTCCGAGGATTGTGCCGACTATGTGCTACTGGTAGAAATTATAAAGGAGGTTGACCGTAATGTTGGTTTTTCTTATGCCCCGAATAAGCAAGGAGAAGAGATTCAAAAACATTTCCTAGTATCTGACGAAGGACGCCTTTCACTCACTGCAGACGTAAAACTTAGAAAACTTTCTTCCGGAGAAATTATTTTTACTAAGAGAGTGTTCTCTAATGAAGTTGTCTTTGATTTTGAGCCCGATGTTGGAATAGAAAATGCTCATGATTTTTCTCTGGGCCAATACGAAATGTATGGAGAGGCTAAGAAAAGCGCTCGAAAGACATTGTTGACAACCGTAGCTCAACTAATTGCGAAACAGATGTACTATGACCTTGTCTAA
- a CDS encoding ATP-binding protein gives MTLSKVQQTFPAVMGELHNMLDFVKRAGKKTALGKNRLAKLELACEEFLVNIISYAYDTASSVGIINILCRNSSEYFEVTITDHGRHFDPAQAVIETPTDKPLKDREPGGLGIFLARSSVDEVRYERLNNTNMLRIYTYFNKE, from the coding sequence ATGACCTTGTCTAAAGTCCAACAAACCTTCCCGGCTGTTATGGGAGAGCTACATAACATGCTGGATTTTGTTAAAAGAGCTGGAAAAAAAACTGCTCTAGGCAAAAATCGTCTAGCCAAACTAGAACTAGCCTGCGAGGAATTTTTAGTTAACATCATTTCTTACGCGTACGATACTGCCTCTTCCGTAGGGATCATCAATATTCTATGTAGAAATTCTTCAGAATATTTTGAAGTGACAATCACAGATCATGGAAGACACTTTGATCCCGCTCAAGCTGTTATAGAAACCCCAACCGACAAACCCTTGAAGGATCGAGAACCTGGAGGATTAGGAATTTTCCTCGCCCGTTCATCCGTAGATGAAGTGCGCTATGAACGGCTTAACAATACCAATATGTTGCGTATTTATACCTATTTTAACAAAGAATAG
- a CDS encoding D-alanyl-D-alanine carboxypeptidase family protein, with product MGSRFLKQFLSFLTFLVINQSFLLLAAFDPTITSSLKLSGESLLLVNVSNGDILYEKNSETPIYPASMTKVATALFILACYPEILEKYVTIKKDYLSTITPEIKKESGYRSPPYWLESDGTNVGLKLREEILGKELFLSLLICSANDAANALAGACSGSIPKFMEELNIFLKQIGCTSTHFNNPHGLHHPDHFTTARDLALIFRLALKYPLFRETIATTRYKSLETNLEPGRIFQQTNKMVIPSSQFYYRYAVGGKTGSTKCAGKNLVCAAKNHRREVIVVASGYHKSVAVLYDDVRSLFEVALNEPYQKDYLLPPGSSFSISFSNSWKKVRVPLPEGIYYNFFASEGKKQASMIFQQTLKTLPIAENLCLGEILVLDHTGNTLSSFPLVTKKRLTHSLLSRFSVFLAKKALPFSLIIYTLLLLKKRRSRHRSRSIFS from the coding sequence ATGGGTTCTCGTTTTCTTAAGCAATTTCTTTCTTTTTTAACCTTTTTAGTAATAAACCAATCTTTTTTACTTTTAGCAGCTTTTGACCCAACTATCACTTCCTCTCTCAAACTTTCTGGAGAAAGTCTTCTTCTTGTCAACGTATCTAATGGGGATATTTTGTATGAGAAAAATTCTGAGACTCCCATCTATCCTGCCAGCATGACAAAAGTTGCAACAGCACTTTTTATTCTTGCTTGCTATCCAGAAATTCTAGAAAAGTACGTCACCATAAAAAAAGATTACCTATCCACGATAACCCCAGAAATCAAAAAAGAGTCTGGATACCGAAGCCCGCCTTATTGGCTGGAGAGCGATGGAACTAACGTAGGGTTAAAACTAAGAGAAGAAATCTTGGGAAAGGAATTATTCCTCTCTCTCTTGATTTGTTCTGCCAATGATGCAGCTAATGCCCTTGCTGGAGCTTGCTCCGGATCCATTCCCAAGTTCATGGAAGAACTCAACATTTTCTTGAAGCAAATTGGCTGTACTTCCACTCATTTTAACAACCCTCATGGGTTACACCATCCAGATCACTTCACCACAGCAAGAGACCTAGCTCTAATTTTTCGTCTCGCATTAAAATACCCCCTATTCCGGGAAACGATAGCTACTACTCGATATAAATCTCTTGAAACCAATTTAGAGCCTGGAAGAATTTTCCAACAAACGAACAAAATGGTAATTCCTTCCTCGCAATTTTATTATCGATATGCTGTGGGAGGAAAAACAGGCTCTACAAAATGTGCAGGGAAAAATCTGGTATGTGCAGCGAAAAATCATCGTCGGGAAGTTATTGTTGTAGCATCTGGATATCATAAATCTGTAGCAGTTCTATACGATGATGTAAGATCCTTATTTGAAGTAGCTTTAAATGAACCTTACCAAAAAGATTACCTACTTCCTCCGGGATCGTCTTTTTCTATATCTTTCAGTAATAGTTGGAAAAAAGTCAGGGTTCCACTGCCCGAAGGGATCTATTACAACTTCTTCGCCTCGGAAGGGAAAAAACAAGCATCCATGATCTTTCAGCAAACCCTAAAAACTCTTCCTATAGCAGAAAACTTATGCTTAGGAGAAATCCTAGTTCTTGACCATACTGGTAACACTTTGTCATCTTTCCCCTTGGTAACAAAAAAGCGACTCACTCATAGCTTATTATCGAGATTTTCTGTCTTTCTAGCAAAAAAGGCTCTCCCTTTTTCCCTTATCATATACACTCTACTCCTATTGAAAAAAAGGCGATCTAGACACCGGTCTCGAAGCATTTTTTCATAA